Part of the Weissella coleopterorum genome is shown below.
CCACTCGTCCTGTGATATCGTCCAACTTTGGATCCTTACCGAATTGTTCTTCGGCCAATTCCATCAACCATGATCGAACCACTGATCCGTGGTTCCACAAATGTGACACCTTTTCCAAGTCGTAATCAAATGGTGAAGCTTCTAGAATTTCAAATCCTTCTCCAATCGCTTGCATCATTCCATATTCGATTCCATTGTGAACCATCTTCAAGTAATGTCCTGATCCCAATCGTCCAGTGTAAAGGTATCCACCTTCTTGAGCGATTCCTTCAAACAATGGTTCCAAAATTTCCCATGCCTTGGCATCATCTCCACCAATCATGAAGTTTCCACCATTCCGGGCCCCATCCATTCCACCTGATGTTCCTGCATCGAAGAACTTAATTCCCGCTGCAGTGGTCCGCTTGTTTTGTTCCAAGTTATCCTTGTAGTTTGAGTTTCCACCATCAATGATGATATCTCCAGCATCCATCTTTGAGATCAAGTCATCAATTGTTGAGTTCGTTGGGGCTCCCGCAGGGACCATAACCCATACAATCTTTGGTGATGGCAATTGTGCCAACATGTCTTCAATTGATTCTGCACCAGAAATCTTATCTGAGTAGTCAGTTGCTGCCTTAACAAAGTCCTTATTCAAGTCAAATGCGACAATTTCATTTCCATTGTCTACTGCATTTTCTGACAAGCCAAGCCCCATCTTACCTAAACCGATCATTCCTAATTTCATCATTAATTACCTCTTATCTGATATATTAGTATTCTACATTAATGATTATACGGATTATATCATTTAAGTGCAAGCGTTTTCAAAAAATACTAACGCTATGCCTCATCCTTCTTATTTTTTTCCTCCGCTTCAAACAGTCCATTCAAATATGCTACGCCTAATGCACGATCATACAGTCCATAACCAGGCCGACCATCTTCACCCCAAATCATTCGTCCATGGTCTGGTCGAACATAACCATCCCAACCGTTTTGCACCAAAGCATGAATCACACCATACATATCAATTGACCCATCTGCTGTTAAGTGTGATGCCTCATGAAAATTTTGTTTTTGTGGATCCATGAACTTAATATTTCTTAAGTGAAGAAACGGTATTCGATCCAAGTGACTTAATTTCTCAGTAATACTGATAAGATCATTTTCTGGATTAGAACCTAATGATCCCGTACAAAGTGTAATACCATTCGCTGGGCTATCAACTGCATGCACAATTCTCAATAAATCTGTTTCTGTACTAACTATTTTTGGTAACTCAAAAAGTGGATAAGATGGGTCATCCGGATGTAATGCCATTTTAACGCCCACTTCTTCACATACTGGGATAATAGCTTTGAGGAAATAAACTAGGTTCTCAAATAATTGTTGATTATCAATTTGTTGATACTTTTTAAATAAGGATTCAATATCAGATAATCTTTCTTTTTCCCAACCAGGTAAACTAAATCCATTTGAGGCAGTTTCCATATCGCCAATCAATTCTTCCGCCGTTTGAGGTACTTCATCTTTAAAATATGCCATAGCTTGCGAGCCATCTGACAAAGGATATGCTAGATCAGTACGAAGCCAATCAAAAATAGGCATAAAATTATAACAAATTACTTTAACCCCATACTTACTTAAATTGCGAATAGTAGTTTGATAATTAGCAATGTGTTGATCGCGCAGTGGTCCCGCATTTTTTATATCATCTGAAATGTTCACTGATTCAATTACTTCAGCACTTAAATTAGCCTGATGAATTTCATCAAGCATATTTTTTATTGCTCGCTCTGACCAAACTTCACCAACCGGAATATCAAATAACGCGGGTACGACTCCCCTTACACCTGGAATTTGTTTAATTTGTTCCAAAGTAATCGTGTCTTCTTGAGCTCCAAACCAACGAAATATCATTTTCATAATACTTACTCTCTTTCTTAGTAATTAAAGATTCAAATTCATCTAGCTAAACAACAACAGCCACTTTTACAACTAGGATACTAATATACTAAATTATATAAAAATAATGAGTTTTATTCCTCAGTATTTTGATACATTTGCTTTCACTCAGAGAAAAACCGCTTGTAATGCAAGCGTTTTCTAACGTTGTTAATATATCACATTTTAAACATTACGACATCACCAT
Proteins encoded:
- the gnd gene encoding phosphogluconate dehydrogenase (NAD(+)-dependent, decarboxylating); this translates as MKLGMIGLGKMGLGLSENAVDNGNEIVAFDLNKDFVKAATDYSDKISGAESIEDMLAQLPSPKIVWVMVPAGAPTNSTIDDLISKMDAGDIIIDGGNSNYKDNLEQNKRTTAAGIKFFDAGTSGGMDGARNGGNFMIGGDDAKAWEILEPLFEGIAQEGGYLYTGRLGSGHYLKMVHNGIEYGMMQAIGEGFEILEASPFDYDLEKVSHLWNHGSVVRSWLMELAEEQFGKDPKLDDITGRVVATGEGKWTVEEALDNQVPAPVIAMSLMMRNRSLQADTFTGKVVSALRNGFGGHAMEKKD
- the uxuA gene encoding mannonate dehydratase; the encoded protein is MKMIFRWFGAQEDTITLEQIKQIPGVRGVVPALFDIPVGEVWSERAIKNMLDEIHQANLSAEVIESVNISDDIKNAGPLRDQHIANYQTTIRNLSKYGVKVICYNFMPIFDWLRTDLAYPLSDGSQAMAYFKDEVPQTAEELIGDMETASNGFSLPGWEKERLSDIESLFKKYQQIDNQQLFENLVYFLKAIIPVCEEVGVKMALHPDDPSYPLFELPKIVSTETDLLRIVHAVDSPANGITLCTGSLGSNPENDLISITEKLSHLDRIPFLHLRNIKFMDPQKQNFHEASHLTADGSIDMYGVIHALVQNGWDGYVRPDHGRMIWGEDGRPGYGLYDRALGVAYLNGLFEAEEKNKKDEA